From a region of the Fischerella sp. JS2 genome:
- a CDS encoding phosphate ABC transporter substrate-binding/OmpA family protein, producing the protein MKQKENLFVIVLSMAVGLSSFVFISTWLLDQYLPSIISTKNNSKTETIKKLIVSGNDFSGYSTFRSQAFQKALKEAGLENVHYQQELSFGKLAEHLNQGKADFILTTLDQFLVNPTQGKIVGLIDTTVGADAVVLNTKKYPNLKSLIDLPQLIQQANAKGQQLSIAFAGDTPSEYLAMVLSSKFEAFKLSDFQVKKVADAGEAWKLLQDPNDNVAIAVVWEPYVSQARQQGYTVVLSSKDAPGTIVDVIVASDRLVQSQPGVVEQFLSAYYQQMDANIRDASRLQAEIASVSNLSPNEAVIAIRGIDFFNSLEAQKWLTDGTLNKKIRSTAAVLTLAGKRKEVPFSSENLYKSELIALSAQNTKNLIDEVRLDNPDLAKKLEGQEIASIPNLNPNQIGTAPNIGNLQLRGEVKFKTDSALLTDEARLTLNKLAQEIADFNEQTVALRVIGHTSRVGDVQANQKLSQQRAEEVVKYLRQRGLKHNIIAEGKGSKAPLPGLPAEDRRNQRTEIRLVRLDN; encoded by the coding sequence ATGAAACAAAAAGAGAATTTATTCGTAATAGTGCTGAGCATGGCAGTAGGATTGTCATCTTTTGTTTTTATCAGTACTTGGTTGCTCGATCAATATTTGCCTTCGATAATAAGCACAAAAAATAACTCAAAAACAGAAACGATAAAGAAATTAATAGTTTCGGGCAATGATTTCAGTGGCTATAGCACTTTCCGTAGTCAGGCTTTTCAAAAAGCACTCAAAGAAGCTGGATTAGAAAATGTACATTATCAACAGGAATTGAGTTTTGGTAAATTGGCAGAACACCTGAATCAGGGAAAAGCCGATTTTATCCTGACGACACTCGACCAGTTCCTTGTAAATCCAACTCAGGGAAAAATAGTTGGCTTGATTGATACAACAGTTGGGGCTGATGCAGTTGTCCTGAATACGAAAAAATATCCCAACCTAAAATCGCTAATAGATCTACCCCAACTCATTCAACAAGCAAATGCCAAAGGACAGCAATTGAGTATTGCTTTTGCAGGTGATACTCCCAGTGAGTATTTAGCAATGGTTCTGAGTAGCAAATTTGAAGCCTTCAAGCTATCAGATTTCCAAGTCAAGAAAGTGGCGGATGCAGGTGAAGCTTGGAAATTGTTGCAAGACCCGAATGATAACGTTGCGATCGCCGTTGTTTGGGAACCTTATGTTAGTCAGGCTCGGCAACAAGGGTACACAGTAGTTCTATCTAGCAAAGATGCTCCAGGCACAATTGTTGATGTGATCGTTGCTAGTGATCGCCTTGTGCAATCTCAGCCTGGGGTCGTCGAACAATTTTTATCGGCTTACTATCAACAAATGGATGCCAATATACGTGATGCTTCACGCTTGCAAGCAGAAATAGCCTCTGTTAGCAATCTATCCCCTAACGAAGCAGTGATTGCCATCAGAGGTATCGATTTTTTCAACTCTTTAGAAGCCCAAAAATGGCTCACAGACGGCACACTCAATAAAAAAATTCGCTCAACTGCGGCAGTGCTAACATTAGCAGGAAAACGGAAAGAGGTTCCCTTTAGTTCAGAGAATTTATACAAATCTGAATTAATCGCTCTCTCTGCACAAAATACAAAGAATCTGATTGATGAAGTGCGTCTTGATAATCCAGACTTAGCTAAAAAGCTTGAAGGTCAGGAGATTGCTTCAATTCCGAATTTAAACCCGAACCAAATTGGAACTGCTCCTAATATTGGTAACTTGCAATTGCGAGGAGAGGTCAAATTCAAGACTGATTCTGCCCTACTGACTGATGAAGCTCGTCTAACCCTAAATAAACTAGCTCAAGAAATTGCAGATTTCAATGAACAAACAGTTGCACTAAGAGTCATTGGTCATACTTCTCGGGTTGGTGATGTACAAGCTAATCAAAAGCTAAGTCAACAAAGGGCAGAGGAAGTAGTGAAATATCTACGTCAGCGTGGCTTGAAGCACAACATTATTGCTGAAGGTAAGGGATCAAAAGCGCCGTTACCAGGATTACCCGCAGAAGATCGGCGCAATCAACGTACAGAAATCCGCCTAGTTCGCCTTGATAACTAG
- a CDS encoding aminotransferase class IV, with protein sequence MSLYWYDGQLIYSQTLELPIDDPGLIYGATVFTTLRVYNHSLDHKFTNWQAHCDRLKFSLQVFDLSIPHFGQLRQGAELIMAHFPVLRISVFPDGREWITGRELPKDLPEKQNHGVSAILASLKYNRSLPNHKTGNYLSAWLARKDAQKLNTQEAILVDTLGNWLETTGGNLFGWWDGCWWTPPLSVGILPGIMRSQLLNLLQQQQQVVREEPWTPELVKKLQAIAYCNSVVEIVPIHTVIQPTGSLQYNPYHPCFQQIQKFFKIHNG encoded by the coding sequence ATGTCCCTCTACTGGTACGACGGCCAATTAATTTATTCTCAAACTCTAGAGTTACCGATTGACGATCCAGGCTTAATTTATGGAGCGACGGTTTTTACAACTTTGCGCGTATATAATCACTCGTTAGATCATAAATTCACTAACTGGCAAGCTCACTGCGATCGCTTGAAATTTAGTTTACAGGTTTTTGATTTGTCAATACCACATTTTGGGCAATTACGTCAAGGTGCAGAATTAATCATGGCGCATTTCCCCGTCCTGAGAATATCTGTATTTCCCGATGGGCGGGAATGGATTACTGGTAGAGAATTACCAAAAGATTTACCAGAAAAACAAAATCATGGCGTTTCAGCTATCTTGGCGTCACTGAAATACAATCGCAGTTTACCTAATCACAAAACTGGAAATTATCTTAGTGCTTGGTTAGCCAGAAAGGATGCCCAGAAATTAAATACTCAAGAAGCGATATTAGTAGATACTCTGGGCAATTGGCTAGAAACAACAGGTGGTAATCTTTTCGGGTGGTGGGATGGTTGCTGGTGGACACCTCCCTTATCCGTAGGAATTTTACCGGGAATAATGCGATCGCAACTGCTCAACTTGTTGCAACAACAGCAGCAGGTAGTGCGAGAGGAACCCTGGACACCAGAACTAGTCAAAAAATTGCAAGCGATCGCCTATTGCAACAGTGTGGTTGAAATTGTTCCGATCCACACCGTCATTCAGCCTACTGGCTCGCTACAATATAATCCCTACCATCCTTGTTTTCAACAAATACAGAAATTCTTCAAAATACACAATGGCTGA
- the ftsH3 gene encoding ATP-dependent zinc metalloprotease FtsH3 yields MNNKRWRNAGLYALLFIVVIALGTAFFDKQPQSRETWRYSQFIQEVRAGKVEKVSISADRSTAVVTPKFDSKKKLVTLVNDPNLINELNEQNVDIIVLPQTDEGFWFKALSSLFFPVLLLVGLFFLLRRAQNGPGSQAMNFGKSKARVQMEPQTQVTFGDVAGIDQAKLELNEVVDFLKNADRFTAVGAKIPKGVLLVGPPGTGKTLLARAVAGEAGVPFFSISGSEFVEMFVGVGASRVRDLFEQAKANAPCIVFIDEIDAVGRQRGAGLGGGNDEREQTLNQLLTEMDGFEGNTGIIIIAATNRPDVLDAALLRPGRFDRQVVVDRPDYSGRVEILKVHARGKTLAKDVDLDKIARRSPGFTGADLSNLLNEAAILAARRNLTEISMDEINDAIDRVLAGPEKKDRVMSEKRKALVAYHEAGHALVGALMPDYDPVQKISIIPRGRAGGLTWFTPSEDRMDSGLFSRSYLENQMAVALGGRIAEELIFGEEEVTTGASNDLQQVARVARQMVTRFGMSDKLGPVALGRQQGNMFLGRDIMSERDFSEETAAAIDEEVRQLVDSAYARAKQVLTQNRHILDQLAEMLVEKETVDAEELQELLANNDVKTAAFA; encoded by the coding sequence GTGAATAATAAACGGTGGAGAAATGCGGGGCTGTACGCACTGCTTTTTATTGTTGTCATTGCTCTTGGGACAGCATTTTTTGACAAGCAACCCCAAAGCAGAGAGACATGGCGATACAGTCAATTTATTCAAGAAGTCCGAGCTGGCAAGGTAGAGAAAGTCAGTATTAGTGCGGATCGGTCTACAGCTGTAGTCACTCCCAAATTCGATTCCAAGAAGAAATTGGTGACTTTGGTTAATGACCCTAACCTCATTAACGAACTTAACGAACAAAACGTTGATATTATTGTTTTGCCTCAAACCGACGAAGGATTCTGGTTTAAGGCACTCAGCAGCTTATTCTTCCCCGTATTACTTTTGGTAGGCTTGTTCTTCTTGTTGCGCCGCGCCCAAAATGGCCCTGGTAGCCAAGCTATGAACTTTGGTAAATCTAAAGCCAGAGTGCAAATGGAACCACAAACCCAAGTTACTTTCGGGGATGTTGCTGGTATTGACCAAGCCAAGCTGGAATTAAACGAAGTCGTAGACTTTTTGAAAAACGCTGATCGCTTTACTGCTGTTGGAGCCAAAATCCCTAAAGGTGTGTTGCTAGTAGGTCCTCCCGGAACTGGTAAAACTTTATTGGCTAGGGCTGTAGCAGGTGAAGCAGGTGTCCCTTTCTTCTCCATCTCTGGTTCTGAGTTCGTAGAAATGTTTGTGGGTGTGGGTGCATCCCGCGTCCGTGACTTATTTGAGCAAGCTAAAGCCAATGCACCTTGCATCGTCTTCATCGATGAAATTGACGCTGTGGGTCGGCAGCGTGGTGCAGGTTTAGGCGGTGGTAACGATGAACGGGAACAAACCCTCAACCAGTTACTTACAGAAATGGATGGTTTTGAAGGTAACACCGGCATCATTATTATTGCTGCGACTAACCGTCCCGACGTTTTGGACGCAGCCTTATTGCGTCCCGGTCGCTTTGATCGTCAAGTAGTTGTAGACCGCCCAGACTACTCTGGACGTGTGGAAATTCTCAAAGTTCACGCCCGTGGCAAGACTCTAGCAAAAGATGTGGACTTAGATAAAATTGCCCGTCGCAGTCCTGGGTTTACAGGTGCGGATTTATCTAACCTGCTCAACGAAGCCGCGATTCTGGCTGCACGCCGTAACCTGACCGAAATTTCGATGGATGAAATTAACGATGCGATCGATCGCGTTTTGGCAGGGCCAGAAAAGAAAGACCGGGTAATGAGCGAAAAGCGCAAAGCACTGGTAGCATACCACGAAGCTGGTCACGCTTTAGTTGGGGCGCTGATGCCAGACTATGACCCTGTGCAAAAAATTAGCATCATTCCCCGTGGTCGTGCTGGTGGTTTAACTTGGTTTACCCCCAGCGAAGACCGTATGGATAGCGGTTTGTTTAGCCGTTCCTATCTGGAGAATCAGATGGCAGTGGCGTTAGGTGGTCGTATTGCTGAAGAATTAATCTTTGGTGAAGAAGAAGTGACAACTGGTGCTTCTAACGACCTGCAACAAGTAGCACGTGTTGCTCGTCAAATGGTAACTCGCTTCGGTATGAGTGATAAACTCGGTCCAGTTGCCCTTGGTCGCCAGCAAGGCAATATGTTCTTGGGTCGCGATATCATGTCAGAACGTGATTTCTCCGAAGAAACTGCTGCTGCGATTGATGAAGAAGTTCGTCAATTAGTAGATTCAGCTTATGCCCGTGCTAAGCAAGTATTGACACAAAACCGTCACATTCTCGATCAACTTGCAGAAATGTTAGTTGAGAAGGAAACTGTAGATGCCGAAGAGTTGCAAGAACTTTTGGCAAACAACGATGTAAAAACAGCAGCGTTTGCGTAA